The Gemmatimonadaceae bacterium genome includes the window GTTGGACAATTGGAATCGCGAGTTGCTGGTCAGGTCGAGCTGCGGATTCGTCGGCGTGCCGCTGATGTGCGCGATGAGCTTCACGTCGTCCGCCACCTGCCGGCTCGGCTGACGAACGGTATACGTGGCCCAGATGCTCAGCTCCGGCGGAATGTGCGGATCGCCGTAGAACGTCACCGATCCGCTGTCCACCTGGAACGTGCGCTGCACGACGCCGAGGTCGAGGCGGTAGGTGCCGCGGCTTACGCGCAGCACGCCGCTCTCGTAGCGCTGCGTGCCCGCCTTGGCCAGCGTCATGCTGCCTAACAACTTGATGTTGGCTTCCTCGGAACGGAGCCAGACGTCGTCGCCCACGCGCACGGCAAAGCTCGGGATGCTGAGACGTGTCACCAAACTATCGAGCAGCGGATTGGCCTCGAGCAGACTCCGATTCTGCACGAGGTTGGTGTCGACGATCGTGTACGCTTCCGGGTCGTTCAGATTGACGACCTGTTTGCGATAGATGTCCGAGATGTACAGGTTGCCCTTGTCGACGGTCATGTCGCCCTGCAGCACAGGTTGCTCGAAGGTGCCCGTGAGCTGCATCGCGCCCGTCACCTGCAGTTGCGCAAAGCCGCGCTTGTCGATCGCCTGAAAGCTCCGCGCACTCAGCGTCAACCCGAAGCCGAGCGTTTGCACGTCGCGCCAGTTCGGCACCGCGAAACCGCCGGTGAGGCTCACGCGGCTGCCGCCGATGCCCGGACTCTCCGCCGTGAACGTGTCGACGCGAACGCTGTCGGCGGTGAACGCGACCTTCGCGCGGATGCCGGTCAGCTGCACGCCGATGCGCGGCAGTCCCACCGATCCGGCGTTGACGCGCATCGCGCCTTCCACGGTGGGATGCAGAATCGTGCCGCCGATGTTGAGCAGCGTCGACGCGGTCCCGGCGCCGTTGGCGAAGTCGGGCGAGATGGCGTTGAGCAGCGACAGGTCCACGCTGTCGGCGCGGATCTGCCCGCTCAACGAGTCGTGCAGCAGGCGCTGGTTCACGCGCTCGAGCGCCAGGTCCACCGGCACAGTCGCCGTCGCGGTGAGCACCACCGTGTCCTTGCGGTACAGCTCGAGCTTCGCGCCTAACTTGCGCGATGCGTAGTCGCCGGCCAGGGTCGCGTAGGGCACGTGCACGTCGCCCAGCTGGGCGTCGGTGAACCGGCTCGTCCCGTGCATCACCGGATGCTCGCGCGCGCCGCTCATCGTGAAATCGAACGTCGTCGTGCCGCCTAACGGACGTGTCGTCTGAAGCAGCGTGCCCACGTCGGCCAGCGCCAGGCTGTCCCCCGTCACCTCGGCGTCGATGGCTTCATGCGCCGGGATCGTCCCCCGCACGCGGAGTACGCCGCCCGCCGTGCTCCGCATCACCGCCGTGTCGATCGCCAGGCCGCCGCTGTCCTCGACGATGTGCGCCGGCCGCTCGAGGTGCCAGGCGTGATCCTTGAGCGTGGCGCCGGCCGTGTCGACCGTGAGATGGAGCGCGCTCGAATCGCGCGCGAACGCAACCCGCGCCCCCGCGCGATACGCGCCGCGCTCGGAGTCCGCCACCACCACGAGTCCGATCGATCCCGAAGACCGATCCGCCAGTACCACCGAGCCGAAAATGCTGTCCAGCCGAATGTTCGCGATCATCACGCTGTCCATGGCGCCGGCCATCATCCCCGCCGGCGCGTGCGGCAGGCCGTGAACCGCGTACGAGCCGCTCACGTGATGAATCTCGTTGTCACCGTAGGCGATGCTCTGGCCCGTCACGGTGCCGTGCGTTTCGAGCGTGTCGATGGATCCGGTGAGCACGCCCACCCCGTGCAGCGTACCGCTCAGCACGTCCTCGATCGCCGTGGAATCGGCCGTCGTATCGGGCTGGCCATCGCCGGTGGTCGCGGCCACGGAGATGCCGAGCAGCGGCGCCAGCGCGCCTAACGAATCGACGTCCACGACGTACGACAGCGAGTCCGGCGTCTGCGGCCGCAACCCGATCGCGCCCTTGGCCGTCGCGCGCAGCAGATCGGTCGCGACCGCCATCGAATCCACGCGCATCCGCCCGTCGCCGAACGCGAGCGACGCCGTCGAACGTCGCACATCGATCGAGTCGACGCGCGACGAATCGAGCATCACCGATGCCGTGCCGACGAGGTTCGCCACCGAATCGCCGTGCACGTCGGCCGTCATCGTCCCGGTAATGCGCGCCGGCATGAGCGTGGTGTCCGCGAGCAGCATCGGCACGTCGAGATCGTGCGCCGTGAACGTGGCTTTGGCGCCGTACGTCGGCGGCTCCAGGTTGAACACCCCATCCGCGCCGAATGCGCCGGCCGGCCCGACGAGCTCCGTATGCAACTCGAGGTCCGAGGTCGTGCCGCGCGCCACGAGCGGACCCGAGTACGTGTCGCGGAATTTGAGTCCTGGATACGAGCGCGCGAGCGTCGTGAACGAAAGCGGCGAGGCCATGAGGTCGACGTCGAACGCCGTCGTCGTGCCGTACGTGACGCGCCCGCGTCCCGTCACGTGTGTCGGCGGCGCCGGACCGTCGTGCTGCGTGAGATCCGCGTCGCTGAACCGCACGTCGGTCCACACCGAATCCAGCGTCGCCGTCCCGCTGATCGTGCCGCCTAACTTCGCAAACGACGGAAAGAGATAATGGATGGTGCGCAGATCGAGCGATGCCAGCGTCACGTGCAAGCCGAGAAACGTCGCCTGCGACGGCTTGAGAATGTCCAGCGCGCCGCCGGATGCATCCAGCGTCGTCACCGCGCCGGGAACGTGCGCGTCGTGAAATTCGAGATGCGCGTCGTCCACGTCGAACCGGGTGAGCGGACCGCCGCGCGCGCGCACCGCCCCCGTGAACTGCCCCTGCCAATCCACCGGAAACGGGCCGCCGTTGAATTGGCGCAGGAGATCGAAGTCGAGCGGCGACACGGTGACCGCCAGGTCCTTCACTCCCAACACAGGCCCGCCCACCGCAAACGTCATCGTGCCCTGGAGCCGCGACCGCGTGGTGTGCACGTCCATGTCGCTCAGCACGTAATCCAGCACGTGCAAGTTGAGCTCGTTGTGAATCGTTAGGCGCAAGTGCCCGCCCCCCGTGTGCGGCAGCGTCGGATACACCCACGCCACGTCCGCCAGCGAGACGGAATCGGCCGTCACGTGCACGTCGTATCGCGTTGGTATGTCGCCGCCCCACCACACTTTGGCGGTGGCCGATCCCGTGGACCCGGGCAGGTCGAAGTGGCGCATCGACAGCCACACCGAGTCGCCGCGAATCGTCACCGGCCCCGTCGCATGACGCACACGGAACGGCGGATCATTGATGTCGACGTCGAGCGACGCCACCTGCACGTACCGCCCGCTGCTGTCCGGGTCCGCAAGGCGCACGTTAGGCGCCGACAACTCGAGATGCGTGAACAGGCGCGTTTGCTTGACGCCCTCGCTCGTGCGCCGGATGATGCGCGACGTATCGCGCAGCGCCACGCGGGTCGCGCTGTCGCGCCGCGCGCCGTGCAACGAGTCCGGCGCATCCCACGGCTCGGTGAGGATCACCGTCCCGTCGTGGATCGTCACCGACGACATCGTGATGTAATCGCCGAACCGCAGCTCTTGCGGCCGGGGCACCCGCCGCGCGCCAGGCTTGGGCGGCGGCCCGCCCGGAAAGATGTGCTGGAAGTTCCAGGAGTGATCTGCGTGCCGCCGCAGATTGATCACGGGCCGCTCGAGATACACGGACGACAACCGGATCCGCTTGTCCACCAGATCGCGCAGGTCGTAGTGCAGCTTGACCGGCCCCGACGTCACGAACGACGAATCCTCGGCATCGCGGATGGACAACGAGTCGATCGTGAATCCACTCAGGAGATTCCCGCCTAACCGGCCGATGTACATCGAGCCGTTGCCGTGCAGCGCCGTCGCCAGCGTCTGCTGCACGTAGGTGCGCACCCACGCGCGGCCCATGTCGGTCTGCGTGAGCGCGAGCAGCACGCCGGCGATCACCACCCCGACGAACAGCAGCAAACCCGCGCTCGCGATCGCGACCAGCCGGCGGCGCGTCATGCTAGAACGCCTGACCGATGCTGAAGTTGAACGTCAGCCGGCTGAAGAACGAACCGGTTTGCACCGGACGGAACGTCGACGGGCAGTCCACGCCGGGCACCACCACGCCGCGATCGAATGGATTGTGCGGACTCACGCACCGCAGCGCGTCGCTCGACTGGTCCACGAAATACACCGAGCCCAGCGACGACTGATACGGATTGTACGCCACGTCCACCCGGAACGGCCCGACGAACGAATTGACGCGCACCCCGATCCCTGGCGTTAGGCGCACACCACCCAGGCTCACGTGGTCCGTCGGCCGGTTCCAGACCAGGCCCGCATCCACGAACCCCGCCAGCTGCACGAGGTCGCGCAAGAACGGCGACGGCGTCCGCAGCTCCAGATTGCCCACCAACATCGTGTTGCCGCCCGTCGGCGAGAATTGCAGAATTCTCGCCGAGTCGTTGGCCGTGTACACGTGCCGCCCCGCCAACACCGTGTCCCGCACGCTCGTCGAGTCTACGATGTACACCAGCGGGCCTAACAAGTTCTGGCTGTAGCCGCGCACCGAGTTCGGACCGCCCGCATACAGCCGCTCCTCCGGCGGCACGAAGTCCGTCGCCGCGTTCGTCGAAAAACCGCTGAACACGCCGGCCAGCTCGACCCGCGCCGCCAGCACCGTCTTCCCGCCGAGACTCTTGTAAAACGACGCGTCGCCCTCGGCGCGCGTGAAACGCGACGCCCCCGCCGTGTCCAGACTCGTCGTCCCGCTCCTCAGCACGAGCTGCAACATCGATCCGCGCGATGGATCGAGCACGTTGTTCGTCCGGTCGCGCACGAGCGTCGCGCTCAACACCTGCAAGCTGCTGTTCTGCTGCAACCGATCGATGTCGGCCAGACTGCACCGGTTGAAGATCTGACAGAACACCGCCGGGTCAGCTTTCGTTCGCCCGTACTCCAGCTGATACCCGAGCGTGAGCGGCAGACCCGCCCGCAGATCGCGTGGCTGCAGATCGCGCGTCACTTGCGCGAGCGCACCGATGGGCGTGTATCGCACGTACGTCCGAAACTCGGACGTCCGTTCGCTGAAGACCGTGAGCGATGGAATGTTTCTGGGACCAAACAGCGAGGGCAGCCGCAGCGTCGCGCCGGCGTAATAGTTGACGAGATTGCTGAACGCCGTGTCCTGCCGCACGCTCGACGGACACAGCGCGATGTGCGAGAGCCGGGCGTTGAGCTCCAGCCACTGCGCCCCGCCGAAGAAATTGCGGTCGGTGAGCCGGCCTTGTGTGCGCGCGCAGTCGAGCGACGCCCATCCGATGCCCAGCCGCATCGTCTTCATCAGTCCTTCGGCCACGAACACGCGCACCGTGAGCGACGTGTCGTTAGGCTGCAGGCTGTCCGGCAGCAGCTCGACGTCCACGTGGTTGTACGTCTCCAGCGCGTAAAGATCGCGCTGCGACCGCAGCAGGTCGCGCTGGCGGAAGAGGTCGCCCGTGTTGATCGACAGCAGATCGTGCACGGTCTCCGTGTCGATCGCTGGCTTCTCTCCTTGTTTGTTGGCCTCGGCCTGGATGTCGATCCTCCCGATGTGCGCGATTTTGCCGGGGAGGAACGTCAGATTGACCACCGCCCGGTTGGCGGCTTCGTCCACCTCGATGTCGCGCAGTGGATCGGTCGCGTGCGCGTAGCCGTTGTTCAGCAGCCGCGTGACGGTGGTGTCGATCACCGCCAGCAGCGTGTCGCGATCGTAAATGCCCCCGCGCAGATGGTCGAGTGGCCGGATGAGGCGCTCGCGCAGCCGGGAGGGCACCGAGTCGAGACCGGCCACCGTCAGCGAATCGATGAGCACCGGCGGCCCTTCGACGATCTGAAACATCACCGACACCGCGCTCGTGCCGTTAGGCGAGATGTGCGGCGTCGCCTGCGTGTGGTAGTAGCCGTGCTGGCGGTACAGCAGCCGCAGCCGGAGCCCGTCGCGCGCCACCTCGAGCGTGTCCAGACAATGCTCGGCGCCAATCGGAATGTGCAGCACCCGCCGAAACCAGCTCGACGGCGTCGTGACGATGGCGTTGCTCAGCTGGCTGTCGGAGAAGTGGTCGTTCCCTTCGAACGACAAGCTTCGAATCTGCAGATTCCCGGGACCGGCGCCGCTACACGAGAGGTCTTGCGCAGGCAGTGGTCGCGCGAGCACGACGAGCGCGAGCGCGAGTACGAGCCGCCGCATCAGGCGTGAGACGCCCCGACGACAAAAATCGACTGAACGACAACGGCCCGCCGTGATCGGCGGCCGACGCGCGTTGCTCGCATGTTCGCTCTCGTTGCCTTACGA containing:
- a CDS encoding translocation/assembly module TamB domain-containing protein, encoding MTRRRLVAIASAGLLLFVGVVIAGVLLALTQTDMGRAWVRTYVQQTLATALHGNGSMYIGRLGGNLLSGFTIDSLSIRDAEDSSFVTSGPVKLHYDLRDLVDKRIRLSSVYLERPVINLRRHADHSWNFQHIFPGGPPPKPGARRVPRPQELRFGDYITMSSVTIHDGTVILTEPWDAPDSLHGARRDSATRVALRDTSRIIRRTSEGVKQTRLFTHLELSAPNVRLADPDSSGRYVQVASLDVDINDPPFRVRHATGPVTIRGDSVWLSMRHFDLPGSTGSATAKVWWGGDIPTRYDVHVTADSVSLADVAWVYPTLPHTGGGHLRLTIHNELNLHVLDYVLSDMDVHTTRSRLQGTMTFAVGGPVLGVKDLAVTVSPLDFDLLRQFNGGPFPVDWQGQFTGAVRARGGPLTRFDVDDAHLEFHDAHVPGAVTTLDASGGALDILKPSQATFLGLHVTLASLDLRTIHYLFPSFAKLGGTISGTATLDSVWTDVRFSDADLTQHDGPAPPTHVTGRGRVTYGTTTAFDVDLMASPLSFTTLARSYPGLKFRDTYSGPLVARGTTSDLELHTELVGPAGAFGADGVFNLEPPTYGAKATFTAHDLDVPMLLADTTLMPARITGTMTADVHGDSVANLVGTASVMLDSSRVDSIDVRRSTASLAFGDGRMRVDSMAVATDLLRATAKGAIGLRPQTPDSLSYVVDVDSLGALAPLLGISVAATTGDGQPDTTADSTAIEDVLSGTLHGVGVLTGSIDTLETHGTVTGQSIAYGDNEIHHVSGSYAVHGLPHAPAGMMAGAMDSVMIANIRLDSIFGSVVLADRSSGSIGLVVVADSERGAYRAGARVAFARDSSALHLTVDTAGATLKDHAWHLERPAHIVEDSGGLAIDTAVMRSTAGGVLRVRGTIPAHEAIDAEVTGDSLALADVGTLLQTTRPLGGTTTFDFTMSGAREHPVMHGTSRFTDAQLGDVHVPYATLAGDYASRKLGAKLELYRKDTVVLTATATVPVDLALERVNQRLLHDSLSGQIRADSVDLSLLNAISPDFANGAGTASTLLNIGGTILHPTVEGAMRVNAGSVGLPRIGVQLTGIRAKVAFTADSVRVDTFTAESPGIGGSRVSLTGGFAVPNWRDVQTLGFGLTLSARSFQAIDKRGFAQLQVTGAMQLTGTFEQPVLQGDMTVDKGNLYISDIYRKQVVNLNDPEAYTIVDTNLVQNRSLLEANPLLDSLVTRLSIPSFAVRVGDDVWLRSEEANIKLLGSMTLAKAGTQRYESGVLRVSRGTYRLDLGVVQRTFQVDSGSVTFYGDPHIPPELSIWATYTVRQPSRQVADDVKLIAHISGTPTNPQLDLTSNSRFQLSNTEILSYLVFGQPSFSTNPDQTTNPVLQQVAAALLPSVGAVLERALADQIGFIDYVQVQTGSTNDPTTGATTGFLSGTRIGVGKQLGNKTFVTVNAGLCGLSGQQSGISFGQSLGLTVEQRLADGYSLQASIEPSSAALLCHPGLTSIGSRPPQYGIDLFREWSF
- a CDS encoding BamA/TamA family outer membrane protein yields the protein MRRLVLALALVVLARPLPAQDLSCSGAGPGNLQIRSLSFEGNDHFSDSQLSNAIVTTPSSWFRRVLHIPIGAEHCLDTLEVARDGLRLRLLYRQHGYYHTQATPHISPNGTSAVSVMFQIVEGPPVLIDSLTVAGLDSVPSRLRERLIRPLDHLRGGIYDRDTLLAVIDTTVTRLLNNGYAHATDPLRDIEVDEAANRAVVNLTFLPGKIAHIGRIDIQAEANKQGEKPAIDTETVHDLLSINTGDLFRQRDLLRSQRDLYALETYNHVDVELLPDSLQPNDTSLTVRVFVAEGLMKTMRLGIGWASLDCARTQGRLTDRNFFGGAQWLELNARLSHIALCPSSVRQDTAFSNLVNYYAGATLRLPSLFGPRNIPSLTVFSERTSEFRTYVRYTPIGALAQVTRDLQPRDLRAGLPLTLGYQLEYGRTKADPAVFCQIFNRCSLADIDRLQQNSSLQVLSATLVRDRTNNVLDPSRGSMLQLVLRSGTTSLDTAGASRFTRAEGDASFYKSLGGKTVLAARVELAGVFSGFSTNAATDFVPPEERLYAGGPNSVRGYSQNLLGPLVYIVDSTSVRDTVLAGRHVYTANDSARILQFSPTGGNTMLVGNLELRTPSPFLRDLVQLAGFVDAGLVWNRPTDHVSLGGVRLTPGIGVRVNSFVGPFRVDVAYNPYQSSLGSVYFVDQSSDALRCVSPHNPFDRGVVVPGVDCPSTFRPVQTGSFFSRLTFNFSIGQAF